One part of the Mya arenaria isolate MELC-2E11 chromosome 3, ASM2691426v1 genome encodes these proteins:
- the LOC128228852 gene encoding uncharacterized protein LOC128228852 codes for MSGVTYEDIRKANLTLKHALRAHTEEYFEYEPGVHYVTSKFKIENIKPHRDVSYSEVQGKEFILAERNLPVGRYQNEWQTPITIYGRNNLDWKVKLMCSSFVGDMEVDDRDWFESRQVVDKVMDLLKKELRSQAEKYEGLLINSYVRQGSSREGLKVVKADEFDAMLEFHFDGLDERIEQIHFIDRDERKFIPGYCYLELRDVTLELIRNKFTMLYKKGVFIEKEGKIFLSSKHLHVQIFESMVDSAVFKINSQMLIHNIIYTNKCMFALKRKMNPPSINLTITLKASEQFFGIGHLKDKEIDLDFVPAFLLRYDTTTSYEGVLMQCPIHAVCKWAEDNSFKALKTADQSRIWVVKSTGYEKHILDVARENERKLYILTALRILKTYFVKTKKYAKESGGSPPQIVSVLKSYHLKQLAFYLLNYLCHKYPHFEVDGVQIALLYFIDIIRVALMEKRLPHLFFSDNNVIETMLPGYPLLPSPKLRFDLFRNIPNDSLTQALFSLEKHLIPDLGFSTRVDSDLHDHERARVHQDFKSTVAGSDYF; via the exons ATGTCTGGTGTAACCTATGAAGATATAAGGAAGGCGAATCTCACTTTAAAG catgccCTTAGGGCCCATACTGAGGAATATTTCGAGTATGAGCCAGGAGTACACTACGTCACGAGCAAgttcaaaatagaaaatatcaaGCCACATAGGGATGTGTCATATTCCGAGGTGCAAGGGAAAGAATTTATACTTGCCGAGAGGAACCTACCCGTTGGTAGATACCAGAACGAATGGCAAACACCTATCACGATATACGGAAGAAACAACCTGGACTGGAAGGTGAAGCTCATGTGTTCGTCATTCGTGG GAGACATGGAAGTTGACGATAGGGACTGGTTCGAGTCTCGACAAGTAGTTGATAAGGTGATGgatttacttaaaaaagaaCTGCGCAGTCAGGCTGAAAAATATGAGGGTCTCCTTATCAACTCGTACGTACGGCAGGGCAGTTCTCGAGAGGGATTGAAAGTTGTTAAAGCAGACGAATTTGACGCAATGCTTGAATTTCACTTTGACGGGCTCGACGAGCGAATTGAACAAATACATTTCATAGATAGGGATGAAAGGAAGTTTATTCCGGGCTATTGCTATTTAGAACTGCGAGATGTAACACTCGAATTAATAAGAAACAAGTTCACGATGCTGTACAAGAAAGGAGTATTTATAGAAAAAGAAGGAAAGATCTTCCTAAGCTCTAAACATCTTCACGTGCAGATCTTCGAATCAATGGTAGATTCggctgttttcaaaataaattcacaGATGCTTATACACAATATCATATATACGAACAAATGCATGTTTgctttgaaaagaaaaatgaatccTCCTTCAATCAATCTAACCATAACATTAAAAGCGTCTGAACAATTTTTCGGCATTGGACATCTTAAAGACAAAGAGATTGACTTAGATTTTGTTCCTGCCTTTCTGCTACGATATGACACAACTACAAGCTATGAAGGTGTACTGATGCAATGTCCAATTCACGCAGTGTGTAAATGGGCAGAAGACAATAGCTTCAAGGCCCTCAAAACTGCAGACCAAAGCCGCATTTGGGTTGTAAAATCTACCGGGTACGAGAAACACATACTAGATGTAGCTCGTGAAAATGAAAGGAAACTGTATATTCTGACCGCGCTCAGAATATTGAAAACCTATTTCGTGAAAACGAAGAAGTATGCTAAAGAATCTGGTGGCTCTCCTCCACAGATTGTATCAGTGCTAAAATCCTACCATCTCAAACAGTTGGCCTTTTACCTTCTCAACTATCTCTGCCACAAATACCCACATTTTGAAGTGGATGGTGTGCAAATAGCGCTGCTCTATTTCATAGACATCATTCGCGTAGCTCTGATGGAAAAGCGCCTGCCTCACTTATTTTTTTCCGATAACAACGTAATTGAAACAATGCTCCCGGGATACCCACTGCTGCCTTCTCCTAAACTGAGGTTTGATCTATTCAGAAACATACCAAACGATTCTCTTACACAAGCCTTGTTTTCACTAGAGAAACACCTCATACCTGATTTGGGCTTTTCAACAAGGGTTGACAGTGATCTTCACGACCACGAGAGAGCGCGAGTTCATCAGGACTTCAAAAGCACAGTGGCAGGATCTGATTACTTCTAG
- the LOC128225701 gene encoding uncharacterized protein LOC128225701: protein MVQDKESDLKMVQIGAGTTPGAFQIQPLTAIHAGIISGIIKGHFSHATKIYTTVIAENYAGLASVFQSTEPILIDHTLPLITDLYASATVIHVNETEEIVTRVKVNATWNVHDDESDIKHCTCSVGMFPYKANIQDQWYADNQSSCESTLLQLKHGDKVYVNIKCVNNVELATTTTVASNTLSINFTKSNDVTVKIIPVNEAPFSTIPITVAPTKIQSNKSLVQISWSEFKHTSGIDYYEYCISDERNTIIVDWTNVQLKTVASAHGLILNNAEKMNVSVRATNTGQYTSEAVNASLFTISEPSALSG from the exons ATGGTTCAAGATAAGGAAAGTGATCTGAAAATG GTACAAATTGGTGCCGGTACGACACCTGGAGCGTTTCAAATTCAGCCCCTTACTGCCATTCATGCGGGTATAATTAGTGGGATAATAAAGGGCCACTTTTCACATGCGACAAAAATATATACGACAGTTATTGCTGAAAATTATGCTGGTTTGGCATCTGTATTCCAGTCAACAGAACCAATTCTTATTGACCACACTTTACCGCTAATCACTGATTTATATGCATCAGCCACGGTAATCCACGTAAATGAGACGGAGGAGATTGTTACAAGAGTCAAGGTCAATGCAACCTGGAACGTGCATGACGATGAGAGTGATATTAAACATTGTACTTGTTCCGTTG GAATGTTTCCATACAAAGCCAATATACAAGACCAATGGTATGCAGATAATCAATCATCTTGTGAGTCGACCCTCTTGCAGCTTAAACACGGCGATAAGGTGTACGTCAATATCAAATGTGTAAACAATGTTGAACTTGCGACAACAACAACTGTAGCTTCAAATACACTGTCCATCAATTTTACTAAATCAAACGATGTAACTGTTAAAATTATACCTGTTAACGAAGCTCCTTTCAGCACAATACCGATTACTGTAGCCCCGACGAAAATACAATCAAACAAATCTTTGGTGCAAATAAGTTGGTCTGAATTCAAACATACATCCGGTATTGACTATTACGAATATTGCATATCAGACGAAAGAAATACCATCATAGTAGATTGGACAAATGTACAGTTGAAGACAGTGGCAAGTGCACATGGACTTATTCTAAACAATGCAGAGAAAATGAACGTAAGCGTCAGAGCAACAAACACTGGGCAGTATACAAGTGAGGCCGTCAATGCTTCTTTATTCACTATAAGCGAACCTTCAGCATTGTCAGGTTAG